CAAAGCCGGCGGCGGCGCACCATACCCGGCTTTCACGCGTCATGAAAGTGACGCAAACAACAAAAGCCGGTCAATGTCGCGGCAAGGACCAAAATTCATTTGGCGTAGCGGCTGTATTGATTTGAACACCCGCCTTCCCATTATTTTTAATTGAACGTTCATTCAAAAGAAATTCATCCATTCATCACTCCGCCATCCCGCCGGAAAAGGCGCTGGACAGTATCGCCGTCACGGTTCCATAGACAGGCCATGGCCGAACCCGTTCCATCCCGTCCACCACGCCGCCGCAGGCTGGCGATCATCGTCGCGGCTTTGGCCGCGATGACGGCGCTGGCCTGCTGGGGCGCCTATCGCTGGGCCGAGGCCGAGGCGCGAGCGGCCCTGATCCTGAACGGCGACCAGCGGCTGGGGCTTTACGCCAGCAGCATCCGCAACGCCGTCGGCCGCTACGACTATCTGCCCTTCCTGGTGGCGCGCGACCATGAGATCCTCGATCTGCTGGCCTCTCCGTCGGAATCGCGCCGCGACACCGCGAACCGGCGGCTTGAGACGGCGAACGCGGCGGCGGGGTCGGCGGCGCTCTATGTGGTGGACCGGTCGGGGCTGGCGCTGGCGTCCAGCAACTGGGCCGATCCGGTGCAGAGCTTCGTCGGCCAGCGCTATGATTTCCGGCCCTATTTCCGTCAGGCGGTGGAAAGCGGCAGTGGCCGCTATTTCGGCATCGGCGTCACCACCGGCCTGCCCGGCTTCTTCCTGTCGCATGCGGTGCGTCAGGGACCCGCGCTGATCGGCGTCGCCGTGGTCAAGATCGATCTGGAACCGGTGCAGCGCGATTGGGCAGCCGGCGGCGAGCGGGTGCTGGTGACCGATGAGAACGGCATCGTCTTCCTGTCGAGCCATGCCGACTGGAAATACCGGGCGCTGCGCCCGCTGGCCGATGCGGTGAAGGCACGGCTGGCGCAGACCCGCCAGTATGACCGCAGCGAGCTGATCCCGCTCGGCCTGCATGACGGCCCGCAGATGGGGAACGGCGCGCGGCTGGTCAGCCTTCCCCTGTCCGCCGCCGGCACCGGCCCGGTCCGCCGCGCCTATCTGATGCAGGAGCTGGAGTTGCCGGAATTCGGCTGGACCATCCGCTTCCTGTCAGATTTGGAACCGGTGGAGGCCCAGGCCAACGGGGCGGCGGCGCTGGCCGCCATGGGCGTCCTGCTGCTGGCGGCGGCGGCGGCGCTGGGCTGGCAGCGGCGCCAGACCCTTCAGCTCCAGCGGGGCCTCCAGCGGGAGGCGCGGGTGATGCTGGAACGCCGGGTGGAGGAGCGCACGGCCGAACTGCTGACCGCTAACCGCGTCCTGCGCGAGGCGCAGGAGGAGCTGGTGCAGGCCGGCAAGCTGGCGGCGCTCGGCCAGATGTCGGCGGCGCTGGCGCATGAGATCAACCAGCCGCTGGCCGCCATCCGCACCTTCGTCGCCTCGACCCGGCTGCTGGCCGAGCGGGGGGAGACGGCGATGGTCCGCGACAATCTCGCCATGATCGGCGATCTGGCGGAGCGGATGGCGCAGTTGTCCGGCCATCTGAAGGAGTTCGCCCGCAAGGGGCCGGCGCGGGTCGAG
Above is a window of Azospirillum sp. B510 DNA encoding:
- a CDS encoding sensor histidine kinase, whose protein sequence is MAEPVPSRPPRRRRLAIIVAALAAMTALACWGAYRWAEAEARAALILNGDQRLGLYASSIRNAVGRYDYLPFLVARDHEILDLLASPSESRRDTANRRLETANAAAGSAALYVVDRSGLALASSNWADPVQSFVGQRYDFRPYFRQAVESGSGRYFGIGVTTGLPGFFLSHAVRQGPALIGVAVVKIDLEPVQRDWAAGGERVLVTDENGIVFLSSHADWKYRALRPLADAVKARLAQTRQYDRSELIPLGLHDGPQMGNGARLVSLPLSAAGTGPVRRAYLMQELELPEFGWTIRFLSDLEPVEAQANGAAALAAMGVLLLAAAAALGWQRRQTLQLQRGLQREARVMLERRVEERTAELLTANRVLREAQEELVQAGKLAALGQMSAALAHEINQPLAAIRTFVASTRLLAERGETAMVRDNLAMIGDLAERMAQLSGHLKEFARKGPARVEAVAVDRAMDRALVLLAPRLREEEVRVERDIPADARVRGDSVRLEQVFVNLLRNAADAMAGCDERRLTLTAARNAEGWEIRIGDSGTGIAEAHQFQLFDPFFTTKEVGQGLGLGLSLSYGIVRDFGGTLRAENNPGGGACFVIQLPQAQ